AAAGAATGTACTTACTTAAATCCCTGTCCTTCACCATATCTTTCAGCTTGCCTTCCACCCAGTCCTTTGTGACAAGGCGTTTTTCTTTTTTACCGTAAGGCGCGTCAAACAGCACGTCTTCAAGCACCTTTTCTATTATAGTATGCAGCCTTCTTGCGCCTATATTTTCCGTGGTCTCGTTTACTTCAAACGCAAGCTGTGCCAAAGCTGTTATTGAGCCGTCGTCAAAATCAAGTTTCACGTCATCTGTTTCAAGCAGCGCCGAATACTGTTTTATCAGCGAATTCTCCGGTTCTTTTAATATTCGCTCAAAATCGTTCTGCGTCAGGCTGCTAAGTTCCACCCGTATCGGAAACCTGCCCTGCAATTCCGGTATTAAATCTGACGGTTTGGAAACATGAAACGCGCCCGCCGCAATAAACAATATGTGGTCTGTCCTTACCGTTCCGTATTTTGTCATGACAGTTGTGCCTTCCACTATCGGAAGGATATCGCGCTGCACGCCTTCGCGTGATACATCAACGCCGCTTCCATGGGCATTACTGCTTGCAATCTTATCAAGTTCATCAATGAAAACAATGCCGTTTCCTTGCACAAGTTCAAGCGCTTCTTTTGTCACCTTGTCCATATCCACAAGCTTTGCGGTTTCTTCTTCCAGTATAATCGCCCTGGCTTCGCGTATTGTCACTTTTTTCTTTTTAACCTTGGCGCCGCCCAGATTTTCCATCATGTCCTGAAGCCCCATTCCAATATCTTCCATTGACTGCCCCGACATTATTTCAAACATGGGCGCCTGCCTGGGCCTTGTATTTATTTCCACATATTTATCTTCCATCTCGCCGCGTTTTAACTGCTGCCTGAATTTTTCCCTTGTATCCTTAAACCTTTCGGTTTCCTGCTTCTGCTGCTCTATTTCTTCTTCGGTCATCATTGATTTTTTCTGCTGCCTTACCGGCGGCACTAAAAGGTCCAGCAGCCTGTCTTCCACAAGGCCTTCGGCTTTTACTTTTACCATAGCCATATGGTCATCGCGCACCATATTAACGCCCGCCTGCATAATGTCTTTTACAATTGATTCCACGTCACGGCCCACATAGCCCACTTCGGTAAACTTTGACGCTTCCACTTTTATGAAAGGCGCGCGTACAAGTTTTGCAAGCCTGCGCGCAA
This DNA window, taken from Candidatus Goldiibacteriota bacterium HGW-Goldbacteria-1, encodes the following:
- a CDS encoding HslU--HslV peptidase ATPase subunit; its protein translation is MAKEFTPKEIVEQLDKYIIGQDNAKKAVAVALRNRIRRQKLPADMQEEVTPKNILMIGPTGVGKTEIARRLAKLVRAPFIKVEASKFTEVGYVGRDVESIVKDIMQAGVNMVRDDHMAMVKVKAEGLVEDRLLDLLVPPVRQQKKSMMTEEEIEQQKQETERFKDTREKFRQQLKRGEMEDKYVEINTRPRQAPMFEIMSGQSMEDIGMGLQDMMENLGGAKVKKKKVTIREARAIILEEETAKLVDMDKVTKEALELVQGNGIVFIDELDKIASSNAHGSGVDVSREGVQRDILPIVEGTTVMTKYGTVRTDHILFIAAGAFHVSKPSDLIPELQGRFPIRVELSSLTQNDFERILKEPENSLIKQYSALLETDDVKLDFDDGSITALAQLAFEVNETTENIGARRLHTIIEKVLEDVLFDAPYGKKEKRLVTKDWVEGKLKDMVKDRDLSKYIL